One window of the Primulina eburnea isolate SZY01 chromosome 18, ASM2296580v1, whole genome shotgun sequence genome contains the following:
- the LOC140819435 gene encoding uncharacterized protein isoform X1 yields MRRKQKKPQPKKFCLPSSEIEKAKFDPSAFLETLGGNESPGRTWMLVFTAEKGLESGKYFPITAIQRFDAAGKRIENGVYLGALGCLTFEGRISWKNRILAFIFERIRIKIGPLNPFEISFKGKDEREPNTKDPFFIWFYVDEEIAVARGRSGGTAFWVRCKRVLT; encoded by the exons ATGCGGCGAAAACAAAAAAAGCCCCAGCCAAAGAAGTTCTGTCTGCCTTCTTCGGAGATCGAAAAGGCGAAATTCGACCCCTCGGCTTTTCTTGAAACACTCGGAGGAAACGAATCACCTGGGAGAACTTGGATGCTTGTGTTTACTGCAGAA aaaggattggaaagcggtaaataTTTCCCCATTACAGCCATTCAGAGGTTTGATGCAGCT GGAAAGAGGATTGAGAATGGAGTGTATCTCGGGGCTCTGGGGTGCTTGACGTTTGAAGGTAGAATATCATGGAAAAACCGAATACTGGCATTCATATTCGAGCGGATTCGAATCAAGATTGGACCTTTAAACCCGTTTGAGATCAGTTTCAAAGGGAAAGATGAGAGGGAGCCGAACACTAAGGACCCTTTTTTCATTTGGTTCTACGTGGATGAGGAAATAGCTGTTGCTCGTGGAAGAAGTGGTGGTACTGCATTTTGGGTTCGTTGTAAACGAGTCCTCACCTAG
- the LOC140819435 gene encoding uncharacterized protein isoform X2, producing the protein MRRKQKKPQPKKFCLPSSEIEKAKFDPSAFLETLGGNESPGRTWMLVFTAEARLESGKYFPITAIQRFDAAGKRIENGVYLGALGCLTFEGRISWKNRILAFIFERIRIKIGPLNPFEISFKGKDEREPNTKDPFFIWFYVDEEIAVARGRSGGTAFWVRCKRVLT; encoded by the exons ATGCGGCGAAAACAAAAAAAGCCCCAGCCAAAGAAGTTCTGTCTGCCTTCTTCGGAGATCGAAAAGGCGAAATTCGACCCCTCGGCTTTTCTTGAAACACTCGGAGGAAACGAATCACCTGGGAGAACTTGGATGCTTGTGTTTACTGCAGAAGCAA gattggaaagcggtaaataTTTCCCCATTACAGCCATTCAGAGGTTTGATGCAGCT GGAAAGAGGATTGAGAATGGAGTGTATCTCGGGGCTCTGGGGTGCTTGACGTTTGAAGGTAGAATATCATGGAAAAACCGAATACTGGCATTCATATTCGAGCGGATTCGAATCAAGATTGGACCTTTAAACCCGTTTGAGATCAGTTTCAAAGGGAAAGATGAGAGGGAGCCGAACACTAAGGACCCTTTTTTCATTTGGTTCTACGTGGATGAGGAAATAGCTGTTGCTCGTGGAAGAAGTGGTGGTACTGCATTTTGGGTTCGTTGTAAACGAGTCCTCACCTAG
- the LOC140819953 gene encoding uncharacterized protein isoform X1: MRILRWGEDRRFDEMRTNLGKLAVFWVFQAVWVWTVSLPVTIVNASDRNPSVQAQDIIGWIMWSIGIFVEATSDQQKLLFKNAQENRGKWCNAGLWKYSRHPNYFGEILLWWGIFVAATPVLKNAEWLVISGPIFLTLLLLFLSGLPLLEESADKKYGNVSAYIHYKRTTSPLILLPPSLYGNLPSWFKATFLFELPLYSRSLPRESWNRRQQGNNAAKIS, from the exons ATGAG GATACTCCGGTGGGGAGAGGATCGACGCTTTGATGAAATGCGCACTAACTTAGGAAAATTGGCAGTTTTTTGGGTTTTCCAG GCTGTCTGGGTGTGGACTGTGAGTTTACCTGTTACAATTGTTAATGCAAGTGATCGAAATCCTTCAGTTCAAGCCCAGGACATAATAGGGTGGATCATGTGGTCTATAGGAATTTTTGTTGAAGCAACCTCCGACCAACAGAAGTTGTTATTCAAAAACGCTCAAGAGAACAGGGGAAAATGGTGCAATGCTGGGCTCTGGAAATACTCCCGTCACCCGAACTATTTTGGCGAG ATACTTCTCTGGTGGGGCATTTTTGTTGCTGCAACACCAGTGCTAAAAAATGCTGAATGGCTTGTCATCTCTGGCCCAATATTTCTTACCTTACTGCTCCTTTTTCTCAGTGGCTTACCACTTCTCGAG GAATCAGCGGACAAAAAGTACGGAAATGTATCTGCATACATACACTACAAAAGAACTACGAG TCCTCTCATTTTACTTCCCCCCTCGTTGTATGGCAATTTGCCATCATGGTTCAAAGCAACATTTCTATTTGAGCTTCCTCTTTACAGTCGCAGCCTTCCCCGAGAAAGCTG GAATAGAAGACAACAAGGGAACAATGCAGCGAAGATAAGTTAA
- the LOC140819953 gene encoding uncharacterized protein isoform X2, producing MRILRWGEDRRFDEMRTNLGKLAVFWVFQAVWVWTVSLPVTIVNASDRNPSVQAQDIIGWIMWSIGIFVEATSDQQKLLFKNAQENRGKWCNAGLWKYSRHPNYFGEILLWWGIFVAATPVLKNAEWLVISGPIFLTLLLLFLSGLPLLEESADKKYGNVSAYIHYKRTTSPLILLPPSLYGNLPSWFKATFLFELPLYSRSLPRES from the exons ATGAG GATACTCCGGTGGGGAGAGGATCGACGCTTTGATGAAATGCGCACTAACTTAGGAAAATTGGCAGTTTTTTGGGTTTTCCAG GCTGTCTGGGTGTGGACTGTGAGTTTACCTGTTACAATTGTTAATGCAAGTGATCGAAATCCTTCAGTTCAAGCCCAGGACATAATAGGGTGGATCATGTGGTCTATAGGAATTTTTGTTGAAGCAACCTCCGACCAACAGAAGTTGTTATTCAAAAACGCTCAAGAGAACAGGGGAAAATGGTGCAATGCTGGGCTCTGGAAATACTCCCGTCACCCGAACTATTTTGGCGAG ATACTTCTCTGGTGGGGCATTTTTGTTGCTGCAACACCAGTGCTAAAAAATGCTGAATGGCTTGTCATCTCTGGCCCAATATTTCTTACCTTACTGCTCCTTTTTCTCAGTGGCTTACCACTTCTCGAG GAATCAGCGGACAAAAAGTACGGAAATGTATCTGCATACATACACTACAAAAGAACTACGAG TCCTCTCATTTTACTTCCCCCCTCGTTGTATGGCAATTTGCCATCATGGTTCAAAGCAACATTTCTATTTGAGCTTCCTCTTTACAGTCGCAGCCTTCCCCGAGAAAGCTG A
- the LOC140820032 gene encoding phosphoethanolamine N-methyltransferase 1-like isoform X1 codes for MRQKGRHNNRRSRTFSRTRIAIEEPERKVQKNYWIEHTADLTVESMMLDSKASDLDKEERPEVLSLLPPFDGKSVLELGAGIGRFTGELAKRAGELVALDFIESAIKKNETLNGHHKNAKFMCADVTSPDLKFPEGSLDLIFTNWLLMYLSDEEVENLAERMIKWLKVGGHIFFRESCFHQSGDHKRKNNPTHYREPRFYTKLFKKCNVSDDYGYSYELDLIGFKCIGAYVRNKKNQNQICWLWQKVPSDNDRGFQMFLDTVQYKSSGILRYERVFGPGFVSTGGIDTTREFVDKLNLQPGQKVLDVGCGIGGGDFYMAEKYDVHVVGIDLSINMISFAFERAIGLNCAVEFEVADCTKKDYPDGTFDVIYSRDTILHIQDKPALFRSFYKWLKPGGIVLISDYCRNAGTPSAEFLEYIKQRGYDLHDVHTYGQMLRDAGFDEVVAEDRTDQFIKVLEKEMYTIEKDKETFIHDFSQEDYNDIVGGWKAKLVRSTSGEQRWGLFIAKKK; via the exons AGAGCGTAAGGTTCAAAAGAATTACTGGATTGAACATACGGCGGACTTGACTGTGGAATCGATGATGCTTGATTCTAAAGCCTCTGATCTGGATAAGGAAGAGAGGCCTGAG GTGCTGTCTCTGCTCCCACCATTTGATGGAAAATCTGTTCTAGAACTGGGAGCTGGTATTGGCCGATTCACCGGTGAATTAGCTAAAAGGGCTGGTGAACTCGTGGCTCTCGACTTCATTGAAAGTGCAATCAAGAAG AATGAAACACTCAACGGGCACCATAAAAATGCCAAGTTTATGTGTGCTGACGTGACATCCCCAGATTTGAAGTTTCCTGAAGGATCTTTAGACCTGATATTTACAAATTGGCTGTTGATGTATCTCTCGGATGAAGAG GTTGAGAATCTTGCTGAGAGGATGATCAAATGGTTAAAAGTGGGTGGCCACATATTTTTCAGAGAATCATGTTTCCATCAGTCCGGAGATCACAAGCGAAAGAATAACCCGACTCACTACCGTGAACCACGGTTTTACACTAAG CTGTTTAAAAAATGCAATGTATCTGATGATTATGGATACTCATATGAACTTGATCTTATTGGTTTCAAATGCATCGGAGCATATGTAAGAAACAAAAAGAATCAGAATCAG atttgctggCTTTGGCAAAAGGTTCCCTCAGACAATGACAGGGGATTCCAGATGTTCTTGGATACTGTCCAGTATAAATCAAGTGGCATATTGCGTTACGAGCGTGTCTTTGGACCGGGATTTGTTAGCACCGGAGGCATTG ACACAACGCGGGAGTTTGTTGATAAACTTAATCTTCAGCCTGGCCAGAAAGTCCTTGATGTGGGATGTGGCATTGGAGGAGGCGATTTCTACATGGCTGAAAAGTATGATGTTCATGTTGTTGGCATCGATCTGTCCATCAATATGATTTCTTTTGCTTTTGAACGCGCAATTGGTCTCAACTGCGCTGTCGAATTCGAGGTTGCTGACTGTACGAAGAAAGATTACCCTGATGGTACTTTTGATGTTATCTACAGTCGGGACACAATCCTACATATCCAA GACAAACCTGCACTATTCAGATCATTCTACAAGTGGTTGAAGCCAGGAGGCATAGTCCTGATAAGCGATTACTGCAGGAATGCCGGAACCCCATCTGCTGAATTTTTAGAGTATATCAAACAAAGGGGATATGATCTACACGACGTTCATACCTATGGCCAG ATGCTCAGAGATGCAGGCTTTGATGAAGTCGTGGCTGAGGATCGTACTGATCAG TTTATAAAAGTTCTGGAGAAGGAGATGTATACAATAGAGAAGGATAAGGAAACGTTCATACACGACTTCTCACAA GAAGACTACAACGATATAGTTGGAGGCTGGAAGGCTAAACTTGTGAGGAGTACCTCTGGCGAGCAGAGGTGGGGCTTGTTTATAGCCAAGAAAAAGTGA
- the LOC140820032 gene encoding phosphoethanolamine N-methyltransferase 1-like isoform X2, translating into MAAVQEPERKVQKNYWIEHTADLTVESMMLDSKASDLDKEERPEVLSLLPPFDGKSVLELGAGIGRFTGELAKRAGELVALDFIESAIKKNETLNGHHKNAKFMCADVTSPDLKFPEGSLDLIFTNWLLMYLSDEEVENLAERMIKWLKVGGHIFFRESCFHQSGDHKRKNNPTHYREPRFYTKLFKKCNVSDDYGYSYELDLIGFKCIGAYVRNKKNQNQICWLWQKVPSDNDRGFQMFLDTVQYKSSGILRYERVFGPGFVSTGGIDTTREFVDKLNLQPGQKVLDVGCGIGGGDFYMAEKYDVHVVGIDLSINMISFAFERAIGLNCAVEFEVADCTKKDYPDGTFDVIYSRDTILHIQDKPALFRSFYKWLKPGGIVLISDYCRNAGTPSAEFLEYIKQRGYDLHDVHTYGQMLRDAGFDEVVAEDRTDQFIKVLEKEMYTIEKDKETFIHDFSQEDYNDIVGGWKAKLVRSTSGEQRWGLFIAKKK; encoded by the exons AGAGCGTAAGGTTCAAAAGAATTACTGGATTGAACATACGGCGGACTTGACTGTGGAATCGATGATGCTTGATTCTAAAGCCTCTGATCTGGATAAGGAAGAGAGGCCTGAG GTGCTGTCTCTGCTCCCACCATTTGATGGAAAATCTGTTCTAGAACTGGGAGCTGGTATTGGCCGATTCACCGGTGAATTAGCTAAAAGGGCTGGTGAACTCGTGGCTCTCGACTTCATTGAAAGTGCAATCAAGAAG AATGAAACACTCAACGGGCACCATAAAAATGCCAAGTTTATGTGTGCTGACGTGACATCCCCAGATTTGAAGTTTCCTGAAGGATCTTTAGACCTGATATTTACAAATTGGCTGTTGATGTATCTCTCGGATGAAGAG GTTGAGAATCTTGCTGAGAGGATGATCAAATGGTTAAAAGTGGGTGGCCACATATTTTTCAGAGAATCATGTTTCCATCAGTCCGGAGATCACAAGCGAAAGAATAACCCGACTCACTACCGTGAACCACGGTTTTACACTAAG CTGTTTAAAAAATGCAATGTATCTGATGATTATGGATACTCATATGAACTTGATCTTATTGGTTTCAAATGCATCGGAGCATATGTAAGAAACAAAAAGAATCAGAATCAG atttgctggCTTTGGCAAAAGGTTCCCTCAGACAATGACAGGGGATTCCAGATGTTCTTGGATACTGTCCAGTATAAATCAAGTGGCATATTGCGTTACGAGCGTGTCTTTGGACCGGGATTTGTTAGCACCGGAGGCATTG ACACAACGCGGGAGTTTGTTGATAAACTTAATCTTCAGCCTGGCCAGAAAGTCCTTGATGTGGGATGTGGCATTGGAGGAGGCGATTTCTACATGGCTGAAAAGTATGATGTTCATGTTGTTGGCATCGATCTGTCCATCAATATGATTTCTTTTGCTTTTGAACGCGCAATTGGTCTCAACTGCGCTGTCGAATTCGAGGTTGCTGACTGTACGAAGAAAGATTACCCTGATGGTACTTTTGATGTTATCTACAGTCGGGACACAATCCTACATATCCAA GACAAACCTGCACTATTCAGATCATTCTACAAGTGGTTGAAGCCAGGAGGCATAGTCCTGATAAGCGATTACTGCAGGAATGCCGGAACCCCATCTGCTGAATTTTTAGAGTATATCAAACAAAGGGGATATGATCTACACGACGTTCATACCTATGGCCAG ATGCTCAGAGATGCAGGCTTTGATGAAGTCGTGGCTGAGGATCGTACTGATCAG TTTATAAAAGTTCTGGAGAAGGAGATGTATACAATAGAGAAGGATAAGGAAACGTTCATACACGACTTCTCACAA GAAGACTACAACGATATAGTTGGAGGCTGGAAGGCTAAACTTGTGAGGAGTACCTCTGGCGAGCAGAGGTGGGGCTTGTTTATAGCCAAGAAAAAGTGA